A window of the Hevea brasiliensis isolate MT/VB/25A 57/8 chromosome 6, ASM3005281v1, whole genome shotgun sequence genome harbors these coding sequences:
- the LOC110642715 gene encoding GATA transcription factor 11 isoform X2, which translates to MNGSWFFDENFNGVPDDFFDDAIKFLDFPLEDVEPNVVEDWEAKFQQLVPPPSNVLAGLTAGLYGENSSDILKVKKSSSVLPKQWPTATEASSSRSIPLNYNSSEVKYSHLFWTSSPVSVLESSSSSSSAENAMVYHPKFIIPVKRPRSKRPRPQRRTFSFMSTSYSPKQYHPMSSSESESESETYPDEKMLNLAKKKQKKKNLRLLSCTVEMVKPCSQEPVEIRKCSHCEVTKTPQWREGPMGPKTLCNACGVRYRSGRLFPEYRPAASPTFVPSLHSNSHRKVIEMRKKVSTTAATDTSLPVAPEHSF; encoded by the exons ATGAATGGTTCTTGGTTTTTTGATGAAAATTTTAATGGCGTCCCAGATGATTTTTTTGATGATGCcattaaatttttagattttcCTTTGGAGGATGTGGAACCGAATGTAGTGGAAGATTGGGAGGCCAAATTTCAACAGCTGGTGCCACCACCATCAAATGTTTTGGCAGGTTTAACGGCTGGCCTTTATGGTGAAAATAGTAGTGACATTCTTAAAGTAAAGAAAAGCTCCTCAGTTTTG CCAAAACAGTGGCCGACTGCCACCGAAGCATCCTCTAGCAGAAGCATTCCCCTTAATTATAACTCTTCAGAGGTTAAATATTCACACCTGTTCTGGACCTCCAGTCCAGTTTCTGTCCTTGAAAGCAGCAGCAGCTCTTCCTCAGCTGAAAATGCAATGGTCTATCACCCCAAATTTATCATCCCAGTGAAGCGCCCTCGAAGCAAGCGCCCACGGCCCCAGCGACGCACATTTTCATTCATGTCCACTTCCTATTCTCCAAAACAATATCATCCTATGAGTTCTTCTGAATCAGAATCAGAATCAGAGACCTACCCTGATGAGAAAATGTTGAACCTTGCCAAGAAAAAACAGAAGAAAAAAAATCTGAGGCTGCTGTCCTGTACTGTAGAGATGGTGAAACCGTGCTCACAAGAGCCAGTTGAAATCAGAAAATGCTCACACTGTGAGGTGACCAAGACTCCACAATGGAGAGAGGGGCCAATGGGACCAAAAACCCTTTGCAACGCTTGTGGGGTTCGTTACAGGTCTGGCCGTCTCTTTCCAGAGTACCGTCCTGCCGCTAGTCCAACCTTTGTTCCATCATTGCACTCCAACTCCCACAGGAAGGTCATAGAGATGAGAAAAAAGGTTAGCACTACAGCAGCAACCGACACATCGCTACCAGTAGCAccagaacattcgttttga
- the LOC110642715 gene encoding GATA transcription factor 11 isoform X1, with amino-acid sequence MNGSWFFDENFNGVPDDFFDDAIKFLDFPLEDVEPNVVEDWEAKFQQLVPPPSNVLAGLTAGLYGENSSDILKVKKSSSVLCDESSQPKQWPTATEASSSRSIPLNYNSSEVKYSHLFWTSSPVSVLESSSSSSSAENAMVYHPKFIIPVKRPRSKRPRPQRRTFSFMSTSYSPKQYHPMSSSESESESETYPDEKMLNLAKKKQKKKNLRLLSCTVEMVKPCSQEPVEIRKCSHCEVTKTPQWREGPMGPKTLCNACGVRYRSGRLFPEYRPAASPTFVPSLHSNSHRKVIEMRKKVSTTAATDTSLPVAPEHSF; translated from the exons ATGAATGGTTCTTGGTTTTTTGATGAAAATTTTAATGGCGTCCCAGATGATTTTTTTGATGATGCcattaaatttttagattttcCTTTGGAGGATGTGGAACCGAATGTAGTGGAAGATTGGGAGGCCAAATTTCAACAGCTGGTGCCACCACCATCAAATGTTTTGGCAGGTTTAACGGCTGGCCTTTATGGTGAAAATAGTAGTGACATTCTTAAAGTAAAGAAAAGCTCCTCAGTTTTG TGTGATGAATCTTCTCAGCCAAAACAGTGGCCGACTGCCACCGAAGCATCCTCTAGCAGAAGCATTCCCCTTAATTATAACTCTTCAGAGGTTAAATATTCACACCTGTTCTGGACCTCCAGTCCAGTTTCTGTCCTTGAAAGCAGCAGCAGCTCTTCCTCAGCTGAAAATGCAATGGTCTATCACCCCAAATTTATCATCCCAGTGAAGCGCCCTCGAAGCAAGCGCCCACGGCCCCAGCGACGCACATTTTCATTCATGTCCACTTCCTATTCTCCAAAACAATATCATCCTATGAGTTCTTCTGAATCAGAATCAGAATCAGAGACCTACCCTGATGAGAAAATGTTGAACCTTGCCAAGAAAAAACAGAAGAAAAAAAATCTGAGGCTGCTGTCCTGTACTGTAGAGATGGTGAAACCGTGCTCACAAGAGCCAGTTGAAATCAGAAAATGCTCACACTGTGAGGTGACCAAGACTCCACAATGGAGAGAGGGGCCAATGGGACCAAAAACCCTTTGCAACGCTTGTGGGGTTCGTTACAGGTCTGGCCGTCTCTTTCCAGAGTACCGTCCTGCCGCTAGTCCAACCTTTGTTCCATCATTGCACTCCAACTCCCACAGGAAGGTCATAGAGATGAGAAAAAAGGTTAGCACTACAGCAGCAACCGACACATCGCTACCAGTAGCAccagaacattcgttttga